DNA sequence from the Chryseobacterium turcicum genome:
TCAATCGTGGTGTAATCTTTTGCAGCCATCAATTCTTTGCTTACCAATTTACTCCCCATTCCTACCGCCGAAACTCCGGCTTTAAACCAGCTTTCAATACTTTCTTTAGTCGTATCTACTCCACCCGTCGGCATAAATTTAAGATTCGGGAAAACATCTTTAATCGCACTCATAAATCCTGTTCCTAAAGCATTACCTGGGAATAATTTAATGAAAGTAACTCCAGCCGCTTCAGCAGTGATAATTTCTGTCGGAGTCATACACCCCGGACTGTACAATACATCTTTAGGAATTAAAAATTCTGCAACTTCCGCCACAAAACCTGGACTGATAAAGAAATCTGCACCCACCTGAAAATATTCTTCAGCTTGTTTTAGATTTTTAATTGTTCCGATTCCTAAAAGCATTTCCGGCATTTCCGCATTACGGATTTCTACCATTTTTGTAAAATTGCTCAACGCAGCTTCTCCACGGCTCGTATATTCTACGGCACGGATTCCTGCTTTGTAAAGTGTTCTCAGTATATCTAAAGTTACGTTTTCATCAGCATTGTAATACAAAGGCAAAATCCCCTGATTGATGATGGTGTTGGTAACGGTTTGAATTTTTGTCATTTTGTTTTAATTATTTTGTTAAAATAATCTTTGATGGGATTA
Encoded proteins:
- a CDS encoding beta/alpha barrel domain-containing protein; protein product: MTKIQTVTNTIINQGILPLYYNADENVTLDILRTLYKAGIRAVEYTSRGEAALSNFTKMVEIRNAEMPEMLLGIGTIKNLKQAEEYFQVGADFFISPGFVAEVAEFLIPKDVLYSPGCMTPTEIITAEAAGVTFIKLFPGNALGTGFMSAIKDVFPNLKFMPTGGVDTTKESIESWFKAGVSAVGMGSKLVSKELMAAKDYTTIENETKKVLDIIQTLK